In Aeromicrobium wangtongii, the DNA window GGCTCGGCACTCGGCGGTGTCGGCATGTTCCTGCTGGCGGCATTCCACGACGAGAAGTGGCAGGTCATTGGCTCGAACATCGTCACCAGCGCCGGCATCGGTCTGGCCTTCGCCTGCCTCGCCGGCCTCATCGTCGCAGCCGTCACCCCGGAGCAGACCGGTGTGGCCAGCGGCATGAACGCCAACATCCGCACGATCGGCGGATCGATCGGCACCGCGGTCATGGGCAGCATCGTCACCGCGCACTTCCTGCCCGACGGGTTCCCGAAGGAGATCGGCTACACCGCCGGCTTCGCGGTGCTGGGCGGCGCGCTGCTCGCGGCGGCCGTCGCAGGTCTTGCCATCCCGACCGTCTCGCCCGAGGAGCTCGAGGAGCGTCTCGAGATGGACCCGGCGGACGGTCCGGTCGTCCGCGACGACGAGCTGTCGGCCGCCCGCACGTGACGCCCGCAGCCCAGGACGCCGATACGTCCCACCGCGCCCACCCCCGCATCACGATCGTGGTGCTGGCGGTGGGCGTCGGTGCGTTCGGGCTGCTGCAGTCGCTGATCGTCCCGGTGCTGTCGCAGGTGCGCGACCGCTTCGACACCGACCAGGCGACCGTCACCTGGGTGCTGACCGCGTACCTGCTGTCGGCGGCCGTCGCCACGCCCCTGCTGGGCCGCATCGGCGACGCCGTCGGCAAGCAGCGGATGCTCGTGGTGACGCTGTCGCTGCTGGCGATCGGCTCGGCGATGGCCGCGCTGGCCCCCAGCATCGAGTGGATGATCGTGGCCCGGGTCGTGCAGGGCCTCGGGGGTGGCGTGCTGCCGCTGGCATTCGGCGTCATCCGCGACGAGGTGTCGCAGGAGCGGTCCGGGACCGCGGTCGGGCTGCTGGCCTCGCTGGTCTCGGCCGCCTTCGGCATCGGGATCGTCCTGGCCGGGCCGATCGTGGAGATCCTCGGCTACACCTGGCTCTTCTGGCTGCCCGCGATCGCCACGGCCCTGGCCGCACTGGCCACGGTGCTGTTCATCCCGGAGTCGCCCGTCCGGACGCCCGGACGCATCAGCGTCCTGCCCGCGGTGCTGCTGTCGGGCTGGCTGGTGGCGCTGCTGCTCGCGATCAGCGAGGGCAATGACCGCGGCTGGACGTCGCCGACGATCCTGGGCCTGTTCGCCGCCGCGGTCGTGCTGGCGGCGACGTGGATCTGGTCGGAGCGGCACGCGGCCGTCCCCGTGATCGACCTGGACCTGATGCGGGTGCGCGGGGTGTGGACCGCCAACGCCGTCGCGTTCGTCGCCGGCTTCGGCACCTTCGCATCGCTGGCCTTTCTGCCCCAGCTGCTGCAGACGCCGGTGGAGTCGGGCTATGGCTTCGGCGACACGATCTCCCAGTCGGGCTGGGTACTGCTGCCGTCGTCGGCGACGGCCTTCGTGATGGGCTTCGTCGCCCCGCGCCTGGTGCGCCGGCTGACCGCCCGGGTCGTCATCTGCGCCGGGGCCATCTCCAACGTCCTGGCCTTCGGTGGCATCGCGCTGTTCCACGACCACACCTGGCAGCTGTGCCTGCTGATGGCGCTGCAGGGGCTCGGCATCGGCTGCGTCGTGTCGAGCGTCGCCGGGGTCGTGCTCAGCTCGGTGCCGCGGCACCAGACCGGGGTGGCGAGCGGCATGAACGCCAACATCCGGCTGATCGGCGGCTCGATCGGCTCGGCCGTGGTCGGCGGCATCATCACGGCGCGTACCGGGGCGGGTGGGTACCCGCTCGAGGTCGGCTATCGCGACGGGTTCCTGGTGCTGTCGGTCGCTGCCGTCCTCGCCGCCGGGGCCGCGTTGCTGATTCCGCGGGTGCCGGGCTGGGCTGCGGCCCGTGCCGCCGACGAGCCGGCTGTGGACCCGCTGCGGGCCTGAAGCGCGCTCGGTTTTCGCTGCAAAGACAGGACTTTGGTCCCATTCTATTCGAACATGTGTTCGAATAGAATGGCGGCATGGACCCAGCCCCCACCATTGACGCGATGCGGACCGCCGCGCGGTCGTTGCGGGTCGGGGATGCGCGCGAGCGTGCGGTGGCGATCCAGAAGGCGCAGGACGCGCTGGACGCCGCGAAGGCGGTCGCGCTGGCCGAGCTGGAGGCGTCCAGGGACTTCGAGATCGATGGAGCGTCGACGCTGAACGCCTGGGTGCGCACGCAGTTGCGGATGAACGCCGGTCAGGCGACCGCGTTGGTGCGCAGCGTTGGCGCGCTGCGCGACTTGTCGCTGGTGGCTGAGGCGGCCGTGACCGGGCAGATCAGCGCGGCGCATGTTCGGGTCTTCGTGTACGGGCTGGCTCACGTCGGGCTCGACCTGATGCGTCAGCACGAAGAACTTTTCGTCCAGGTTGCCCGTGAGCATGAGCCGGGTGAGCTGTTCGAGGCCGTGAAACATCTCAAGGACCGCACGCATCCGGACGATCTGGATGATGCGTGGGAGAAGGGCATGGACAAGCAGGACTTCCAGGTCAACGCACTCCCCGATGGCTGGCACGTGACCGGGTTCTTGAACACCGTGACCGGGGCGAAGTTGAAGAAGGTCCTGGATTCCATCTCCGCGCCGCATGATGCTGAGGACACCCGTTCTGGGTCCGAGCGCCGGGTGCAAGGGTTGGACGATCTGCTCTCGAGCATCCTCGGCAGCGGGCAGCTGCCGTCCGACAAGGGTTTGAAGCCGCACGTGTCGGTGTTCGCTGACGCCGAGACCGTTGCCGCGGCGGCTGAGCGGGTGCGTCAGCAGACCGAGGAGCCGTATCTGCGGCCCGACCCGATGCCCGCAACGGAGCCCGCCACCTTGGCCGGTCACGGGGCGATCGGGCCGAACCTGCTGATGTACTTCATGTGCACCAGCGAGGTCACCGCCTTTCTGATGAAGACCGACGGCGGCGAACGACAGGCCCAGGTTCTCAACGCCGGCACCGCGAAGTACCAGCCCAATCTGAAGCAGCGGCGGTCCGTCATCGCCCGCCAGGGCGGGGTGTGCGCCACCCCCGGATGCAACCACACCCACCTGGAGATCCATCACGTCGTGTGGTGGTCGCTCGGCGGTCGCACCGACGTCGACCAGCTCATCGGGTTGTGCGTCAGGTGCCACCACCTGCTGCATCGCGGCAGGTTGCACATCGAGGGCAACGCCGTCGACGGATTCACCTTCACCAACCGAGCCGGGCGGCCCATCCGCCGCCGACGACGAACCGGCTACCGCCAAGCCGCCTGACCCCACCGTCCGGCGGCCCACCGGCACGTCCGGGACCTAGGAGCCGAGCTCCTCGACCAGCTCGATGAACCGGCGGGCAGGCTGGGCGCGGTCGGGCCCGCCGAGGTAGTAGTCGGCGTACTGGCCGCGGACGGCGGCGAGCGGATCCTTGCCGAGCGCGGCGTCCAGGGCGGCATCCAGGTGGGTCAGGTCGCGGTCGATGACGTACGCGGCGCGGGCGGTCGGGTGGGCGGCCCGGAAGGCGTCCGGATCGGTGAACTGTGCGGCGTACATGACCAGCGGCTTGGTGCTGGCCATGAAGTCCACGACGATGCCGGAGATGTCCGAGACCATGGCGTCAACGTCGTTGAACGCCTCGATGAGCGGCCGCTCCATCGCCTCGACGCCCCACCAGTGAGGGCGCTTGGTGCGCTCGTAGTCGGCCAACAGCATCTCGTTGACGCGGGCGATCATCGCCTCGGCCTCCGCGTGGTTCTGGCCCGCGAAGTGGCGGCGGAAGTGCACGGTGCAGCCGCGGTCGAGCAGGGCCTGCACGATCTGGTCGGCGACCGCGAGCGACGAGACGTTGAGTGAGTCGTCGGCGTGCCGCCACGTGGGGGCATACAGGACGGTCGGCTGCTGTGGCATCCGCTTGGCTCCGGTGCGGATGCCCTCGGTCTGCGGACGTCCGATGACGCGGATCTTCTCGGCCGGTACGTCGAGTCCCGCCGCGGAGAAGCGATCGATCGCGGCCTGGCCGGCCACTGCGACGATGTCGTACCGCAGCACCCGCTCGGAGGCGCTGAGCGGCTTGTCGCTGTCGCCGTGGCCGAGGAACACGTGGGTGGCGGGCGAACCGTTGATGAACTCGACATTCGACTCGGCGCCGTGGGAGTAGAACGCGCCCGTCACGCTCGCGGGGATGGCGCCCTGCACGATCGGCGTGCCGGGATACATCGCAGCGAGCTGGTCGAACAGTGCTGGCGTCCGGGCCACGATGACCCACGGGATGCCCGTGCGCTCGATCCACGGTGACCACATGCCGATGTGGATGCCGACCTTGCCGGCGTACGGCATCGCGATCCGCGGCTCGAAGGCGTCTGCAGCGGCGCGGACCTCGTCGCATCCACTCGCGTACCGCCGAAAGATCGCCGTGATCATGCCCAGCACCGCCAGACCGAGGAAGGCCGCCGCGACTGCGAACGCGGGCGCGAACAGCATGCAGCCGACCGTCAGGACGGTCGCGACGGCGGCGGCGATGGCCCACACCCGGAAGCGGAACGGGGGCGTCTGTCGAACCCACACCGGCTGGCCAGGAATGTTCGCGACCAGCGGCGGGCGCGCGACGGCGCCGGAGCGGGCGAGGGGGGCCGTGGCCAGGCCGAGGACCAGGACGACGGCCGACACGATGAGCACGCAGCGACACTATCCGCTCGCCCGAATGTCCGGCGCGACGCTCATGGGTGCCGCGGGAACACCCCGGCGACGAAAGTGGTTGAATGTTGTATGACTAATGTCGGCTTCTTGTCCTTCGGTCACTACCAGCCCGTTCCGGGGTCGCAGACCCGCACGGCCAGTGACGTCCTGCTGCAGTCGATCGACCTGGCCGTGGCGGTCGAGGAGCTGGGCCTGGACGGTGCCTACTTCCGGGTGCACCACTTCGCCCGGCAGCTGGCGTCCCCGTTCCCGCTGCTCGCAGCGGTCGGCGCGCGCACGAGCCGCATCGAGATCGGCACCGGCGTCATCGACATGCGGTACGAGAACCCGTTGTACATGGCCGAGGACGCCGCCGCGGCCGATCTGATCAGTGGCGGCAGGCTGCAGCTCGGCATCAGCCGGGGATCACCGGAGACGGCGGTCCGCGGCTACGAGTCGTTCGGGCACGTGCCGCCGGAGGGGATGTCGGACGCCGACATGGCCCGTGCGCACACCGAGCTGTTCCGCGCGGCGATCGCCGGGGCCGGTGTCGTGGACTCCGATCCACGGATGACCGGGCGTTCCGTCCGACTGCCCGTGATGCCGCAGGCACCCGGTCTGTCCGACCGCATCTGGTGGGGCTCCGGCACCCGCGCGACGGCCGAGTGGACCGCGCAGCAGGGCATGAACCTGATGAGCTCGACGCTGCTGACCGAGGACACCGGTGTGCCCTTCGACGAGCTGCAGCTCGAGCAGATCCAGCTGTTCCGCGCCGCGTGGGCGGAGGCCGGCTGGGAGCGGACGCCGAAAGTCTCGGTCAGCCGCAGCGTCATCCCCGTCCTGGACGCGCAGGATCGCGCCTGGTTCGGTGATCGTTCCGGCGACGACCAGGTCGGGCACCTGGACGGCGGCTTGGCCCGGTTCGGCAAGTCGTACGTCGGCGAGCCCGACGTGCTGGCCGCCGAGCTCGCCGAGGACGTCGCCGTCCAGGCGGCCGACTCGGTACTGCTGACCGTGCCCAACCAGCTCGGCGTCGAGTACAACGTCCGCCTGCTGTCGGCGCTGGCCGAGCACGTCCTGCCGGCTATCGGCTGGAAGCCCCGCAGCTAGGGATCAGAGCCGGCGAACCTTGTAGCCGCTGGTCCAGATCCGCTCCTTCTTCACGGGCTGGCCCGGACGGCTCGCGTGCCAGATCTTGTTCTTGCCCGCGTAGATCCCGACGTGGTAGCCGCGGCCACCGCGGGTGAACACGATCAGGTCGCCGCGGTGCTTCCTGGACTTCTTGACCGCCTTGCCCGCGCGGCCCTGGGCGTCCGCGACCCGGGGGAGCTTCTTCTTCAGGGCCTTCTTGTAGACGTACTGGGTGTAGCCGGAGCAGTCGAAGCCCCGGGTCGAGGTTCCGCCCCACCGGTAGGGGGTGCCCTTGAGCGAGGCGGCCTTCTTGATGACCTTGTCCTTCTTGGCCGTGCTCAAGGCGGACGCGGAAGTGGACGTGGTGCCGATGACCAGTGCAGACATCAGGACAGCGGCAAGCAGGGCGAAGATCGCCCTCTGGATGGTGCGCATGATTTTCCTCGGCGCCTACGAGATGGAGTCTGTCGGACCTGAGGTGGTGGCCCCGAGCGCATTGCGCGAGAAGTGACTGTCCCGTTCCGCTCCTGCTGATCGATGTGACGCATCCGGGAGCGGACTCGGCTCGGGTGCGTTGGGCTTCCATGACACGAAGCCGCGGCAATCCTAGGCAGGCAATCGACTCTTCGGTAACGAGATGTCGGACCTGTCCGGGGAGACAGATTGACGGGAATCGCAGGGCGCAACCGGCTGGTGACGCGGCTTCGCAGCACTGGTCCGGCACATCCGGCCCGGAATACCAGCAATTCCGCCGTACCTGCGGGACGCAGTGGATGCCACGATCCCCATGCCCCCGCGCAGAGAGCGACATCACAGGCAATGTCCGACAAAATGACGGCGTGACCCCACCCTCACCCTTGACCACCGAGCAGATCCTGGCCTCGGACCGCAGGCAGCCCGATCCGGCCTCGTTCGGTGGTGGTCTGTCGTCCGATGCCGAGCACGCCGCGCTGCGGGCGTCCGTGCGGCAGCTGACGACGCTGCTCGGGGAGGCGTTGACCCGCCACGAGGGACCCGAGCTGCTGGAGCTGGTCGAGCAGGTGCGGCGGCTGGCGCGGCAGCCCGACGACGAGGACCTGCGGCGGGTGCTCGCCGCCGTCGACCCGGCCACGGCGGTCGTGCTGGCGCGCGCGTTCACGGCGTACTTCCAGCTGGTCAACACCACCGAGCAGCTGCACCGCTGGCAGGAGCTCACCGCCGGCACCGAGGGGCCACTGGCCGCGACGGTCGGACGCATCGGCACAGCGCTGGAGTCCGGAGACCTGAGCCGCGAGCTGCTGGACGAGGTCCTGGAGCGGCTGGAGTACCGGCCCGTGTTCACGGCGCACCCCACGGAGGCCAGCCGCCGCAGCGTCCTGCGCCTGCTGCGCAAGATCGCCGAGACGGTCCGGGCAGCGGAGGACCCGCGGCGTCCCGCCTCGCAGGTGCCTGCGGACGAGCGCCGCCTCGCCGAGCTGGTCGACCTGCTGTGGCAGACCGATGAGCTGCGGGTGGTCCGGCCGGAGCCGGCCGATGAGGCGCGCACCGCGGTCTACTACCTGCGCTCGATCGCAGGGGAGGTCGTCCCCGAGCTGCTGGCCGAGCTCGACCGGCAGCTGGCGCGCATCGACGTGACGCTGCCGGCCACGGCGCGGCCGCTGCGGTTCGGCACGTGGGCCGGCGGTGACCGCGACGGCAATCCCAACGTGACGCCCGCCGTGACCCTGGACGTCCTGCACCTGCAGCACACCTCGGGCCTGGCCGAGCTGATCGAGATGGTCGACGAGGTGCTCACCGAGATGACCGCCTCCACGCGCATCGTGACGGCGACCGACGAGCTGCGAGAGAGCATCGCCGCCGACGCGGAGGCGCTGCCGATCACGTGGGAGTCGGTGCGCCGGCTCAACGCCGAGGAGCCGTACCGGCTCAAGCTCAGCTTCGTCCGCGTGCGGCTTCTGCGCACCCGCGACCGGCTGGTCCACGGCACGCCGCACGAGCCGGGCCGCGACTACCGGGGCTTCGACGAGCTGGTGCGCGACCTGACCCTGGTGCGCGACTCGATGCTGGCCGCCGGTGATGATCTGACCGGCGACGGCGCGATCCTGCGACTCATCCGCACCGCCGTGACCTTCGGTGCCGGGCTGGCCACGATGGACGTCCGCGAGCACAGCGCGAAGCATCATGCCGCCCTGGCCGAGCTGTACGGCCGGATCGGTGAGATCGACTACGCCTCGCTCGAACGTCCCGAGCGCATCGCGGTGCTGGCCCAGGAGATGGCGTCGAGCCGTCCACTGACCGGCGTCGGCGCGGCTGGGATGGGCGAGGCCGCCACGGCGTCGCTGGGCCTGCTGGAGGTCATCCGGGAGGCGCTGGACGCCTACGGGCCGGAGGTCATCGAGACCTACATCGTGTCGATGACCCACGACGTCGACGACCTGTTCGCGGTCGTGGTGCTGGCGCGCGAGGTGGGGCTGGTGGACGTGGTGGCCGACGAGACGGTCGCGCGCATCGGCTTCGCGCCGCTGTTCGAGACCGTCGCCGAGCTGGAGTCCGCCGGCCCGTTGCTCGACGCGCTGCTGAGCGATCCGTCGTACCGGCGCATCGTCGCGGCGCGCGGCGACGTGCAGGAGATCATGCTGGGCTACTCCGACTCGTCCAAAGACGCCGGCATCGCGGCGTCCCAGTGGCAGGTGCACCGCGCCCAGCGCCAGCTGCGGGACGTCGCCCGTGCGCACGGGGTCGTGCTGCGGCTGTTCCACGGTCGCGGCGGGTCGACCGGGCGCGGCGGCGGGCCGACCGCCGAGGCGATCATGTCCCAGCCGTACGGCAGCCTCGACGGGCCCATCAAGATCACCGAGCAGGGCGAGGTCATCTCCGACAAGTACTCGCTGCCGGGGCTCGGCCGCCAGAACCTCGAGGGTGCGCTGGCCGCGGTGCTCGAGGCCTCCGTGCTGCACCGCACCTCATTGCTGGGCCCCGACGTGCTCGACGGCTGGAACGCCACGATGGACCTGGTCGCCGAGCAGGGCAAGCAGGCCTACCGCTCGCTGGTCGGGGACGAACAGCTGGTGCCGTTCTTCGTCGCCGCGACACCGGTCGACGAGCTGGGCAAGATGAACATCGGCTCGCGGCCGGCGAAGCGTCCCGGCGGCGCGGGCGGGCTGGACGACCTGCGGGCCATCCCGTGGGTGTTCGGCTGGACGCAGTCGCGGATGGTGCTGCCGGGCTGGTTCGGCGTCGGCTCGGGCCTGAAGGCGGCCTTCGACGACGGTCGCGGCGAGACGCTGCAGGAGATGTACGGGTCGTGGGCGTTCTTCCGCACCTTCGTGTCCAACGTCCAGATGACGCTGACCAAGACCGATCTGGACATCGCCGCGGCGTACGTCCAGGAGCTGGTGCCGGACGCGTCCAAGGGCGTCTTCGACGTCATCCGGCGGGAGCACGAGCTCACCTTGGAGCAGGTGCTGCGCGTGACCGGCGAGCCGTCGTTGCTGGAGTCGGCGCCAGTTCTGCGCCGGACGCTCGAGCTGCGCGACTCCTACCTCGCCCCGCTGCACGCGCTGCAGGTGTCGCTCCTGCGCTCGGTGCGCGCGACGCCGGACGGGCAGGACGTCGACCAGGATCTGCAACGCGCCCTGCTGCTGACGATCAACGGCATCTCCGCCGGGCTGCGCAACACCGGATAGCGGTGACGAGAGAATCTGGTCCTGTCTGAACCGTTGCTGACGGAACCAGATTCTCTCGTCACCCCAGGCGGGCTAGAGGCCCAGGCGGGCCTTCAGGCCATCGAGCTCGGTCCACAGGACGGTCGGCAGGGTGTCGCCGAACTGCTCGAACCATGCGGTGATCTGCTCGACTTCGGAGGTCCACTCCTCGGGGTTGACCGCCAGGGCCTTGCGCAGCTGCTCCTCGGTGACGTCCAGGCCGTCGGTGTCGATCGAGGACGTCGGCGGGACGAGGCCGATCGGCGTCTCCTGTGCCTCGACCTTGCCCTCGACCCGGTCGATGACGTACTTCAGGATGCGGCTGTTCTCGCCGAAGCCGGGCCACAGGAAGCCGCCGTCCTCGTCGCGACGGAACCAGTTGACGTAGAAGATCTTCGGGAACTTCGACTCGTCGTTGTTCTTGGCCATGTTGATCCAGTGACCGAAGTAGTCACCCGCGTCGTAGCCGATGAACGGCAGCATCGCCATGGGATCGCGGCGCACGACGCCGACGGCGCCGGTTGCAGCGGCCGTGGTCTCCGACGACAGCGTCGCACCCATGAACGTGCCGTGGGTCCAGTCGCGGGCCTCGGTCACCAGGGGGATCGTCGTCTTGCGGCGGCCGCCGAACAGGATCGCATCGAGCGGGACGCCGTTGGGGTCGTCGTACTCGTCGGCCAGGATCGGGCACTGCTTGATCGGCGTGCAGAAGCGGCTGTTGGCGTGGCTGGAGAGCTGATCGCTCTCGGGCGTCCAGTCATTGCCCTTCCAGTCCGTCAGGTGGGCCGGCGGCTCGTCCGTCATGCCCTCCCACCAGACGTCGCCGTCATCGGTCAGCGCGACGTTGGTGAACACCGAGTTGCCCTGGGCGATGGTCTTCATCGCATTGGCGTTGGTGTCCCAACCGGTGCCCGGCGCGACGCCGAACAGGCCGAACTCGGGGTTGACGGCGTACAGGCGACCGTCCGCACCGACCCGGATCCAGGCGATGTCGTCGCCGATCGTCTCGACCTTCCAGCCCGGGATGGTCGGCTCGACCATCGCGAGGTTGGTCTTGCCGCACGCGCTCGGGAAGCCCGCGGCCACGTACTTGACGACGCCCTCGGGGTTCGTCAGCTTGAGGATCAGCATGTGCTCGGCCATCCAGCCCTCGTCGCGGCCCATGACCGAGGCGATGCGCAGCGCGTAGCACTTCTTGCCCAGCAGGGCGTTTCCGCCGTAGCTGGAGCCGTACGACCAGATCGTGCGCTCCTCGGGGAACTGCACGATGTACTTGGTGTCGTTGCACGGCCACGGGACGTCGGCCTGGCCGTCGGTCAGGGGAGCGCCGAAGGAGTGCAGCGCCGGGACGAAGTCGGCCTCGGTCTGCTCGATCTTGTCCAGCACCTCACGGCCGATGCGGGCCATGACGGTCATCGACGCGACGACGTAGGCCGAGTCGGTGATCTCGACGCCGAACATCGGGTGCTCGGACTCCAGGTGTCCCATCACGAAGGGGATGACGTACATCGTGCGGCCCTGCATGCAGCCGTCGTACAGATCGGTCATGATCTGCTTCATCGCGTCCGGAGCCATCCAGTTGTTGGTGGGACCGGCGTCCTTCTCGTCGACCGAGCAGATGAAGGTGCGGTCCTCGACGCGGGCGACGTCGTTGGGGTCGGAGGCGCAGTAGAAGGAGTTCGGCTTCAGCTCGTCGTTGAGGCGCTTGAAGGTGCCCGTCTCGACGAGCTTGTCGGTGATGCGGACCCACTCCTCAGGCGTCCCTTCGCACCAGTAGATGTCGGACGGCTTGGTGAGGGCGGCGACCTCGTCCACCCAGGCACTCAGCCGGGGGTGTGACGTTTGGTAGGTCGAGATGGTCGTGGTGTCTGCTGACATGTGAACTTTTCCTTCTCCATCGCGGGCCAAGCGCATTGGCCCGCACTCCCTCGACAGTCAGGTCTCGGGTAGCTGATGTGTGAAATCGCCACCGACGGGCGATGGCGATCCTCATCGA includes these proteins:
- a CDS encoding MFS transporter, producing the protein MTPAAQDADTSHRAHPRITIVVLAVGVGAFGLLQSLIVPVLSQVRDRFDTDQATVTWVLTAYLLSAAVATPLLGRIGDAVGKQRMLVVTLSLLAIGSAMAALAPSIEWMIVARVVQGLGGGVLPLAFGVIRDEVSQERSGTAVGLLASLVSAAFGIGIVLAGPIVEILGYTWLFWLPAIATALAALATVLFIPESPVRTPGRISVLPAVLLSGWLVALLLAISEGNDRGWTSPTILGLFAAAVVLAATWIWSERHAAVPVIDLDLMRVRGVWTANAVAFVAGFGTFASLAFLPQLLQTPVESGYGFGDTISQSGWVLLPSSATAFVMGFVAPRLVRRLTARVVICAGAISNVLAFGGIALFHDHTWQLCLLMALQGLGIGCVVSSVAGVVLSSVPRHQTGVASGMNANIRLIGGSIGSAVVGGIITARTGAGGYPLEVGYRDGFLVLSVAAVLAAGAALLIPRVPGWAAARAADEPAVDPLRA
- a CDS encoding phosphoenolpyruvate carboxykinase (GTP): MSADTTTISTYQTSHPRLSAWVDEVAALTKPSDIYWCEGTPEEWVRITDKLVETGTFKRLNDELKPNSFYCASDPNDVARVEDRTFICSVDEKDAGPTNNWMAPDAMKQIMTDLYDGCMQGRTMYVIPFVMGHLESEHPMFGVEITDSAYVVASMTVMARIGREVLDKIEQTEADFVPALHSFGAPLTDGQADVPWPCNDTKYIVQFPEERTIWSYGSSYGGNALLGKKCYALRIASVMGRDEGWMAEHMLILKLTNPEGVVKYVAAGFPSACGKTNLAMVEPTIPGWKVETIGDDIAWIRVGADGRLYAVNPEFGLFGVAPGTGWDTNANAMKTIAQGNSVFTNVALTDDGDVWWEGMTDEPPAHLTDWKGNDWTPESDQLSSHANSRFCTPIKQCPILADEYDDPNGVPLDAILFGGRRKTTIPLVTEARDWTHGTFMGATLSSETTAAATGAVGVVRRDPMAMLPFIGYDAGDYFGHWINMAKNNDESKFPKIFYVNWFRRDEDGGFLWPGFGENSRILKYVIDRVEGKVEAQETPIGLVPPTSSIDTDGLDVTEEQLRKALAVNPEEWTSEVEQITAWFEQFGDTLPTVLWTELDGLKARLGL
- a CDS encoding C40 family peptidase; translation: MRTIQRAIFALLAAVLMSALVIGTTSTSASALSTAKKDKVIKKAASLKGTPYRWGGTSTRGFDCSGYTQYVYKKALKKKLPRVADAQGRAGKAVKKSRKHRGDLIVFTRGGRGYHVGIYAGKNKIWHASRPGQPVKKERIWTSGYKVRRL
- the ppc gene encoding phosphoenolpyruvate carboxylase; translation: MTPPSPLTTEQILASDRRQPDPASFGGGLSSDAEHAALRASVRQLTTLLGEALTRHEGPELLELVEQVRRLARQPDDEDLRRVLAAVDPATAVVLARAFTAYFQLVNTTEQLHRWQELTAGTEGPLAATVGRIGTALESGDLSRELLDEVLERLEYRPVFTAHPTEASRRSVLRLLRKIAETVRAAEDPRRPASQVPADERRLAELVDLLWQTDELRVVRPEPADEARTAVYYLRSIAGEVVPELLAELDRQLARIDVTLPATARPLRFGTWAGGDRDGNPNVTPAVTLDVLHLQHTSGLAELIEMVDEVLTEMTASTRIVTATDELRESIAADAEALPITWESVRRLNAEEPYRLKLSFVRVRLLRTRDRLVHGTPHEPGRDYRGFDELVRDLTLVRDSMLAAGDDLTGDGAILRLIRTAVTFGAGLATMDVREHSAKHHAALAELYGRIGEIDYASLERPERIAVLAQEMASSRPLTGVGAAGMGEAATASLGLLEVIREALDAYGPEVIETYIVSMTHDVDDLFAVVVLAREVGLVDVVADETVARIGFAPLFETVAELESAGPLLDALLSDPSYRRIVAARGDVQEIMLGYSDSSKDAGIAASQWQVHRAQRQLRDVARAHGVVLRLFHGRGGSTGRGGGPTAEAIMSQPYGSLDGPIKITEQGEVISDKYSLPGLGRQNLEGALAAVLEASVLHRTSLLGPDVLDGWNATMDLVAEQGKQAYRSLVGDEQLVPFFVAATPVDELGKMNIGSRPAKRPGGAGGLDDLRAIPWVFGWTQSRMVLPGWFGVGSGLKAAFDDGRGETLQEMYGSWAFFRTFVSNVQMTLTKTDLDIAAAYVQELVPDASKGVFDVIRREHELTLEQVLRVTGEPSLLESAPVLRRTLELRDSYLAPLHALQVSLLRSVRATPDGQDVDQDLQRALLLTINGISAGLRNTG
- a CDS encoding HNH endonuclease; its protein translation is MDPAPTIDAMRTAARSLRVGDARERAVAIQKAQDALDAAKAVALAELEASRDFEIDGASTLNAWVRTQLRMNAGQATALVRSVGALRDLSLVAEAAVTGQISAAHVRVFVYGLAHVGLDLMRQHEELFVQVAREHEPGELFEAVKHLKDRTHPDDLDDAWEKGMDKQDFQVNALPDGWHVTGFLNTVTGAKLKKVLDSISAPHDAEDTRSGSERRVQGLDDLLSSILGSGQLPSDKGLKPHVSVFADAETVAAAAERVRQQTEEPYLRPDPMPATEPATLAGHGAIGPNLLMYFMCTSEVTAFLMKTDGGERQAQVLNAGTAKYQPNLKQRRSVIARQGGVCATPGCNHTHLEIHHVVWWSLGGRTDVDQLIGLCVRCHHLLHRGRLHIEGNAVDGFTFTNRAGRPIRRRRRTGYRQAA
- a CDS encoding CDP-glycerol glycerophosphotransferase family protein; this encodes MLIVSAVVLVLGLATAPLARSGAVARPPLVANIPGQPVWVRQTPPFRFRVWAIAAAVATVLTVGCMLFAPAFAVAAAFLGLAVLGMITAIFRRYASGCDEVRAAADAFEPRIAMPYAGKVGIHIGMWSPWIERTGIPWVIVARTPALFDQLAAMYPGTPIVQGAIPASVTGAFYSHGAESNVEFINGSPATHVFLGHGDSDKPLSASERVLRYDIVAVAGQAAIDRFSAAGLDVPAEKIRVIGRPQTEGIRTGAKRMPQQPTVLYAPTWRHADDSLNVSSLAVADQIVQALLDRGCTVHFRRHFAGQNHAEAEAMIARVNEMLLADYERTKRPHWWGVEAMERPLIEAFNDVDAMVSDISGIVVDFMASTKPLVMYAAQFTDPDAFRAAHPTARAAYVIDRDLTHLDAALDAALGKDPLAAVRGQYADYYLGGPDRAQPARRFIELVEELGS
- a CDS encoding LLM class flavin-dependent oxidoreductase, which gives rise to MTNVGFLSFGHYQPVPGSQTRTASDVLLQSIDLAVAVEELGLDGAYFRVHHFARQLASPFPLLAAVGARTSRIEIGTGVIDMRYENPLYMAEDAAAADLISGGRLQLGISRGSPETAVRGYESFGHVPPEGMSDADMARAHTELFRAAIAGAGVVDSDPRMTGRSVRLPVMPQAPGLSDRIWWGSGTRATAEWTAQQGMNLMSSTLLTEDTGVPFDELQLEQIQLFRAAWAEAGWERTPKVSVSRSVIPVLDAQDRAWFGDRSGDDQVGHLDGGLARFGKSYVGEPDVLAAELAEDVAVQAADSVLLTVPNQLGVEYNVRLLSALAEHVLPAIGWKPRS